Proteins encoded within one genomic window of Nitrospina gracilis 3/211:
- a CDS encoding sensor histidine kinase, whose product MAKEFDPGISLLNIDPEQIRRVFINLFDNALDAIDTGGTLRIATRKDKRSGTIQVHFSDDGKGINPSDRDKLFLPHFTTKKRGTGLGLAIVTRIINEHNGSIQVADNNPKGTVFIIELPDTSTQAASPGSREPALPRTAPPA is encoded by the coding sequence GTGGCCAAGGAATTTGATCCGGGAATTTCGCTTCTCAACATCGACCCGGAGCAGATCCGTCGCGTATTTATTAACCTTTTTGACAACGCGCTGGACGCCATTGATACCGGCGGCACCCTGCGGATCGCCACGCGAAAGGACAAACGGTCCGGCACAATCCAGGTTCATTTTTCGGATGACGGCAAGGGTATCAACCCGTCCGACCGCGACAAGTTGTTCTTGCCCCATTTCACCACCAAAAAACGTGGCACCGGTTTGGGCCTAGCCATCGTCACGCGCATCATAAACGAACATAACGGAAGCATTCAGGTGGCCGACAACAACCCGAAGGGCACGGTTTTCATAATCGAACTGCCGGACACTTCCACCCAGGCCGCCTCCCCGGGATCGCGGGAACCCGCCCTGCCCCGCACCGCTCCCCCTGCCTGA
- a CDS encoding Lcl domain-containing protein, with protein sequence MTEQARFVDNGNGTITDNKLQLMWKKTDSFQDTKKWQNWFRGHEYMQIVNLEKFGGFDDWRFPYEDEAFSLLELDKTNKDKYGDDIYLDAVFEPGSAGVTWTEDVKESAALVVQYEDGVKVWPSQYANLNMAVRLCRNLT encoded by the coding sequence ATGACCGAGCAGGCCCGCTTCGTTGACAATGGAAACGGTACCATCACCGACAACAAACTTCAGCTGATGTGGAAAAAAACCGATTCGTTTCAGGACACGAAAAAGTGGCAGAACTGGTTTCGCGGCCACGAATACATGCAAATTGTGAATCTTGAAAAATTCGGGGGCTTTGACGACTGGCGGTTTCCTTACGAAGACGAGGCCTTCAGCCTGCTGGAATTGGACAAAACAAACAAAGACAAGTACGGCGACGACATCTACCTCGACGCCGTTTTCGAGCCCGGGTCCGCCGGAGTCACATGGACGGAAGACGTAAAGGAATCAGCCGCGCTTGTTGTCCAGTACGAGGATGGGGTGAAGGTATGGCCGTCGCAATATGCCAACCTGAACATGGCTGTTCGGCTTTGCAGGAACCTTACCTGA
- a CDS encoding MerR family transcriptional regulator — MSLKLPDKLFFKIGEVAEIAGVEQHVLRYWEDEFEELKPDKNRSGQRLYQKKDIERILEIKQLLYHDKYTIAGAKQRLKHRRKGASQLDFGFDRSAFVDLKNRIQQELESLLEILEKK; from the coding sequence ATGAGTCTAAAACTCCCTGATAAACTTTTTTTCAAGATTGGCGAGGTTGCAGAAATCGCTGGTGTCGAGCAGCATGTTCTGCGCTATTGGGAAGACGAGTTCGAAGAATTGAAACCGGATAAAAACCGCTCCGGCCAGCGCCTGTACCAGAAAAAAGATATTGAGCGCATCCTCGAAATCAAACAACTCCTCTACCATGACAAGTACACCATTGCGGGGGCGAAGCAGCGGCTCAAACATCGCCGTAAGGGGGCTTCCCAACTCGATTTCGGGTTCGACCGCAGTGCTTTCGTCGATCTCAAGAACCGAATTCAGCAAGAGTTGGAATCGCTTCTCGAAATACTTGAAAAAAAATAA
- a CDS encoding integration host factor subunit alpha: MVKADLVEKVYDKVGFTRKEAAQAVEVVFEEIKNALVRGEDVRIVGFASFNLRDKKARKARNPSTGEPIVIQPRRVLSFKPSKQLLQSTNRESDESKTP; the protein is encoded by the coding sequence GTGGTCAAGGCCGACCTGGTCGAAAAGGTTTATGACAAGGTCGGCTTCACCCGTAAAGAGGCCGCTCAGGCGGTCGAGGTGGTGTTCGAAGAAATCAAAAACGCGTTGGTCCGTGGTGAGGACGTCCGCATTGTTGGTTTTGCCAGTTTCAATCTGCGCGACAAGAAAGCCCGCAAAGCGAGAAACCCCAGCACCGGAGAGCCCATCGTCATTCAACCCCGGCGGGTCCTTTCTTTCAAGCCCAGTAAACAATTATTGCAATCCACCAACCGTGAATCTGATGAGTCTAAAACTCCCTGA
- a CDS encoding TonB-dependent receptor family protein: MAVNLSLPSTSLIVLGTGFVITAMLCLASLGWGQEVPEESSEMVVLQPIEVTATRTKKSPDDIPNSLRLIDRGAWQNHQPGATLEEFGVGAPGVFFQNRFNFAQDLRIAIRGFGARSPFGVRGIQVRVDGIPQTLPDGQTQLDSIDTSLIQRMEVLRGPSASLFGNASGGMISMTTREPQSNGLELAPRQVFGSFGYSKTEMWAGRREADFDYGVFASRLGQTGWRRHSRMENLFAQLKVNLYGGSDSDWMVLFRKFYSPLTEDPGGLTLQQAEANPRQGAPRNLLFNAGEEVDQEQLAVRYRKLPTAQDEWTVTAHLLRRDFENRLPFTSGGRVRFDRWVGGLAVQWQNDRKVADRANRFLAGIDYGIQNDDRQRFDNNNGRQGALTFDQVERVQSVGPFFRNEWKMSEKWDIVVGGRWDWLHYRVDDKFGGDGDQSGSQTLSQGSGTAGVVYHLADRHQVYANVASVFEAPTTTELINNPSGAGGFNPNLQSQTSLSQELGLRGKPADWEYEVAVFYIRSWDEITPFELPAFPGRTFFRNAGKSRRLGLETRLATPMWHGLQAEAAYTYSDFEFEEFVANNVSLEGKTFPGVPVHHWEGRVSYTHPSGTFGQVRVQRVGRVFADNANTSSNAGYSLGQLLLGWEGKWECIEASLFAGVNNLFDDRYNANVRINAAFGRFFEPGPPINVFGGLRLRILPF; encoded by the coding sequence GTGGCCGTCAATTTATCCCTTCCTTCCACCAGCCTGATTGTTCTGGGAACCGGCTTTGTTATTACCGCGATGCTGTGCCTTGCTTCCTTGGGATGGGGGCAGGAGGTGCCTGAGGAATCTTCCGAAATGGTCGTTCTCCAACCGATTGAAGTCACTGCCACGCGTACGAAAAAATCCCCCGACGACATCCCCAACAGCCTGCGCCTGATCGATCGTGGTGCCTGGCAAAATCATCAACCAGGTGCAACCTTGGAGGAGTTTGGGGTGGGCGCGCCCGGTGTGTTTTTCCAGAACCGATTCAATTTCGCTCAGGATTTGCGCATCGCCATCCGCGGTTTCGGTGCTCGGTCGCCGTTCGGCGTTCGAGGAATCCAGGTTCGTGTGGACGGAATCCCGCAGACCCTTCCCGACGGGCAGACCCAGTTGGATTCCATCGACACATCTCTCATCCAGAGAATGGAGGTTCTTCGGGGACCTTCGGCTTCCCTGTTCGGCAATGCCTCCGGAGGCATGATCTCCATGACCACACGCGAACCCCAATCTAACGGACTGGAACTGGCCCCGCGTCAGGTTTTCGGTTCGTTCGGGTACTCCAAAACAGAGATGTGGGCCGGCAGGCGGGAAGCTGATTTTGATTACGGGGTGTTCGCATCGCGGCTGGGTCAGACCGGCTGGCGCCGTCACAGCAGGATGGAGAACCTGTTTGCTCAGTTAAAGGTCAACCTGTATGGAGGGTCGGATTCTGACTGGATGGTGCTTTTCCGCAAATTTTACTCGCCGCTCACGGAAGACCCCGGCGGGTTGACCCTTCAGCAGGCTGAGGCCAATCCCCGTCAGGGCGCTCCGCGCAACTTGTTGTTCAACGCCGGAGAGGAGGTGGACCAAGAACAACTGGCCGTGCGCTACCGAAAATTGCCCACAGCGCAGGACGAATGGACCGTCACCGCACATCTGCTTCGCCGCGATTTTGAAAACCGCCTCCCTTTCACCTCCGGGGGGCGTGTGCGGTTCGATCGCTGGGTGGGTGGATTGGCCGTGCAATGGCAAAACGACCGAAAGGTTGCGGACCGGGCCAACCGTTTTTTGGCCGGGATCGATTACGGCATCCAGAACGATGACCGCCAGCGGTTTGATAACAACAATGGCAGGCAAGGGGCACTGACTTTTGACCAGGTTGAGCGCGTCCAGAGCGTTGGACCGTTTTTCCGCAATGAATGGAAGATGTCGGAGAAATGGGACATCGTGGTTGGTGGGCGCTGGGACTGGTTGCACTATCGTGTGGACGATAAATTTGGGGGCGACGGCGACCAGTCCGGTTCCCAGACCCTTTCCCAGGGGAGTGGGACTGCGGGTGTGGTGTATCACTTGGCTGACCGGCACCAGGTTTACGCCAATGTGGCTTCCGTGTTTGAAGCGCCGACCACCACGGAACTCATCAACAATCCGTCCGGTGCAGGTGGTTTCAATCCCAACCTCCAGTCGCAGACCTCCCTCAGCCAGGAGTTGGGTCTGCGCGGCAAGCCCGCAGACTGGGAGTATGAGGTGGCGGTGTTTTACATCCGTTCGTGGGACGAGATCACACCATTCGAACTACCTGCGTTTCCCGGCCGGACGTTTTTCCGGAACGCCGGGAAGTCCCGGCGCCTGGGACTGGAGACGCGGTTGGCGACGCCGATGTGGCACGGTCTTCAGGCAGAAGCGGCTTATACGTATTCGGATTTCGAGTTTGAGGAGTTCGTGGCCAACAATGTCAGCCTGGAGGGCAAGACCTTTCCCGGCGTCCCCGTACACCACTGGGAAGGGCGGGTCAGTTATACTCATCCATCCGGAACCTTCGGCCAGGTCCGGGTGCAAAGGGTCGGGCGGGTTTTCGCCGACAACGCAAACACCTCTTCGAACGCCGGTTACAGTCTGGGTCAACTGCTGTTGGGATGGGAAGGGAAGTGGGAGTGTATTGAGGCCTCCCTGTTTGCCGGGGTCAATAATCTGTTCGACGACCGCTACAATGCAAACGTCCGCATCAACGCCGCCTTCGGTCGATTTTTCGAACCCGGCCCGCCGATCAACGTGTTTGGGGGTCTGCGACTCCGTATTCTCCCGTTTTAA
- a CDS encoding DUF4390 domain-containing protein has translation MLAQTVSGCIRQGIFILLCIGFMVIPAWANPVLSNVTLRSDHEQILMDGTLHDAFTDKMMEALHSGVPLTFHYKVELRRHLSFYPDEVISQKTITHTVQYDTLKKTYEFSSQGDNMERKVVTRKADLCRELMMTLKDIPLSSIYLLDPDEWYYVRVKAEMINDDGLWFPFNWLLFFVPIHDFETSWTESSLIQVEPNKGFPADATQPLRSPSGTHGGGLNNAVRAFSK, from the coding sequence TTGTTGGCACAAACTGTTTCAGGATGCATCCGGCAGGGCATTTTCATTTTGCTTTGCATCGGCTTCATGGTGATTCCGGCGTGGGCCAATCCGGTTCTGTCGAATGTGACTCTTCGCTCGGATCATGAACAGATTCTGATGGATGGCACGCTTCACGATGCTTTTACAGACAAAATGATGGAAGCCCTGCACAGCGGTGTCCCATTGACATTCCATTATAAAGTCGAGCTTCGGCGTCATTTGAGCTTTTACCCGGACGAAGTGATCAGCCAAAAAACCATCACCCATACGGTACAGTACGATACCCTCAAAAAAACCTACGAGTTTTCTTCGCAGGGTGACAATATGGAACGTAAGGTGGTAACCCGCAAGGCAGATTTGTGCCGGGAATTGATGATGACATTGAAGGATATCCCCCTGTCCTCGATATACCTTCTCGATCCCGATGAATGGTATTATGTCCGCGTTAAGGCGGAGATGATCAACGATGACGGCCTCTGGTTCCCCTTCAACTGGTTGTTGTTTTTTGTACCGATCCACGATTTCGAAACTTCGTGGACTGAATCCAGTCTGATCCAAGTGGAACCCAACAAAGGATTCCCCGCGGATGCGACTCAACCTCTTCGGAGCCCTTCCGGGACGCACGGCGGGGGATTGAATAATGCCGTTCGAGCCTTTAGCAAATAA
- a CDS encoding aldehyde dehydrogenase family protein — MTNPYTQEVIADVSLATPQEIDRAIGLAVETFQTTRNLPSYMRRNICNQVAEGIEKRKEEFSRTLAMESGKPLVYSRAEVDRSISTFRIAAEEATRIHGEVLNLDVTEPAKDKTGITRRFPLGAISGISPFNFPLNLVSHKVAPALAVGNPIVLKPASSTPLTALLLGEVILDTDAPEGVFSVVPCKSRDATALVEDPRLQLVSFTGSPPIGWDIKKRAGKKRVILELGGNAGVIVEPDADLDFAAKRVCFGAFSFSGQVCISVQRTYVHESVFDSFIDKLASETQKLKKGDPLDESTTFGPMIDTGNSERIESWVKEALDDGAKLVTGGKRDGAFFDPTILTNVKRDKKVVCEEAFGPLLVVEPYRDFQEALDTINDSDFGLQAGVFTNHLDLSMRAFNQLHVGGVVLNDVPTFRVDNMPYGGVKDSGFGREGIKYTIEEMTEIKLLVMNKYL, encoded by the coding sequence GTGACCAATCCATATACCCAGGAAGTCATTGCGGATGTTTCGTTGGCCACCCCCCAGGAAATCGATCGGGCCATCGGGCTGGCCGTTGAAACCTTCCAGACCACCCGCAATCTCCCGTCATACATGCGCAGGAACATCTGCAATCAGGTGGCGGAAGGCATCGAAAAACGCAAAGAAGAATTTTCCCGGACCCTTGCGATGGAGTCCGGAAAACCGCTGGTTTACTCCCGTGCCGAAGTAGACCGTTCCATCTCCACATTTCGTATTGCAGCGGAAGAGGCAACCCGGATTCATGGCGAGGTGTTGAACCTGGATGTCACCGAGCCAGCGAAAGATAAAACCGGCATCACCCGGCGTTTTCCCTTGGGAGCCATTTCCGGCATATCGCCATTCAATTTCCCTCTCAACCTGGTGTCGCACAAAGTGGCCCCGGCACTGGCAGTGGGCAATCCCATTGTACTGAAACCAGCCTCATCCACCCCGCTCACAGCCCTGTTGCTGGGTGAAGTGATTCTCGATACCGATGCGCCGGAAGGTGTATTCAGTGTGGTCCCGTGCAAAAGCCGGGACGCCACCGCGCTGGTTGAAGACCCGCGCCTGCAACTCGTTTCCTTCACCGGGAGTCCTCCCATTGGTTGGGACATCAAAAAGCGTGCAGGCAAAAAGCGCGTCATCCTGGAACTGGGCGGAAACGCCGGAGTTATTGTCGAACCGGATGCCGATCTCGATTTCGCAGCCAAACGAGTCTGCTTCGGCGCCTTCTCGTTTTCAGGACAGGTATGCATATCCGTTCAACGTACCTACGTCCATGAATCGGTGTTCGACTCCTTCATCGACAAACTGGCTTCCGAAACCCAAAAACTGAAAAAAGGCGACCCGCTAGACGAATCCACCACTTTCGGGCCCATGATCGATACCGGCAACTCCGAGCGCATTGAATCCTGGGTGAAAGAGGCATTGGATGACGGAGCAAAACTGGTCACCGGTGGCAAGCGCGATGGCGCCTTCTTTGATCCGACCATCCTCACCAACGTCAAGCGCGACAAGAAGGTCGTTTGCGAAGAGGCATTTGGCCCACTTCTTGTAGTCGAGCCCTACAGGGACTTTCAGGAAGCCCTCGATACCATCAACGATTCGGATTTTGGGTTGCAGGCGGGGGTATTCACCAATCACCTGGACCTCTCCATGCGTGCCTTCAATCAACTCCATGTCGGAGGGGTCGTGCTCAACGACGTGCCCACCTTCCGCGTGGACAACATGCCGTATGGCGGCGTGAAAGATTCGGGTTTCGGACGTGAAGGCATCAAGTACACCATTGAGGAAATGACGGAAATCAAACTCCTGGTGATGAACAAATACCTTTAA